Proteins encoded in a region of the Rutidosis leptorrhynchoides isolate AG116_Rl617_1_P2 chromosome 9, CSIRO_AGI_Rlap_v1, whole genome shotgun sequence genome:
- the LOC139868984 gene encoding uncharacterized protein, whose product MGMVTPPRCRTASDLSSLEGKIAAYLPSNDPRDKWIQKFGINHIFTTASLFNILSELSSLNIATQPTIFNRLLPQKISIFIWRASQNKLPVRTELDKRGIDLHSTRCPICDDDIETLRHTLIFL is encoded by the coding sequence ATGGGAATGGTTACACCCCCACGTTGCCGCACAGCTTCTGACCTTTCTTCTCTTGAAGGGAAAATAGCAGCTTACTTACCTTCAAACGATCCTCGCGATAAGTGGATACAAAAATTCGGGATCAACCATATTTTCACCACTGCCTCCCTGTTCAACATTTTGTCCGAGTTGTCTTCGCTGAATATTGCCACTCAGCCTACTATATTCAATCGCCTGCTCCCTcaaaaaatatcaatttttatttGGCGGGCTTCCCAAAACAAACTCCCCGTTAGAACCGAATTGGACAAGCGAGGCATCGATTTACACTCAACAAGATGCCCAATATGTGATGATGATATCGAAACTTTAAGGCACACACTGATCTTTTTGTAA